One part of the Gammaproteobacteria bacterium genome encodes these proteins:
- a CDS encoding HlyD family efflux transporter periplasmic adaptor subunit, which yields MSLFRSEVSDKKRDENFFGDVVLIRPISFSIYTALLVIFVVALGLFLYFGKYASKETVQGVVNPQSGLVKVYAPQRGIVLSRAINEGDEVSEGDVIYFVSTERHLGGGEKVQALVAEETEKSIGIIESQISEQKTLSKLRKTDIQNQLKYTRQEITSIKNEISLHETRVALYGGDVVRLKKIAKEQFVPKTEYTKSYQVHLDSQVALEQLRRSLTNSINRRWQLSTELKKLPVELDQNILSYEKSLSDLRQRLAEIRSNQSYTIIAPASGRVTSLIYKVGDTIKPETPLLTILPANVALKADLYVPTRAAGFLEVGQEVKIRFDAFPYQKFGLHGGVVEQVSKNIIIPGEVMLPVDVTEPVYKVSVTLNKQTVTAFGREHYLQVGMLLQGDIVRHRSRIIDWVLEPLYSLRGRG from the coding sequence ATGTCCCTATTCCGCTCCGAAGTTAGCGATAAAAAGCGTGACGAGAATTTTTTTGGCGATGTGGTTCTGATTCGCCCCATCTCTTTTTCAATATATACCGCGCTGCTCGTAATATTTGTAGTCGCGCTGGGTCTGTTTTTATACTTTGGTAAGTACGCCAGTAAAGAGACCGTTCAAGGGGTAGTGAACCCTCAGTCAGGGTTAGTCAAAGTCTATGCGCCGCAGCGCGGCATTGTGCTGTCTCGTGCAATTAATGAAGGCGATGAAGTCAGTGAAGGTGATGTGATCTATTTTGTATCAACAGAGCGCCATCTGGGTGGCGGTGAAAAAGTTCAAGCTCTGGTGGCTGAAGAGACAGAAAAGTCCATTGGCATCATCGAATCCCAGATTTCAGAACAAAAAACCCTGTCAAAACTGCGTAAAACAGATATTCAAAATCAACTCAAATACACCCGCCAGGAAATTACTTCAATTAAAAATGAAATTTCCCTGCATGAAACGCGTGTGGCGCTTTATGGCGGAGATGTGGTTCGTCTGAAAAAAATAGCCAAAGAACAATTTGTTCCTAAAACAGAATATACCAAAAGCTATCAGGTGCATCTGGATAGCCAAGTGGCGCTGGAGCAGCTCCGGCGAAGCCTTACCAATAGTATTAATAGAAGATGGCAACTATCCACTGAGCTTAAAAAACTGCCGGTTGAGCTTGATCAAAACATATTATCCTATGAAAAATCACTATCTGATTTGCGGCAGCGCCTTGCCGAAATTCGCAGCAACCAAAGCTATACCATCATCGCCCCCGCCTCGGGTCGAGTGACATCACTCATCTATAAAGTCGGTGATACGATCAAGCCAGAGACTCCGTTGTTAACCATTTTGCCCGCAAATGTGGCACTCAAAGCAGACCTTTATGTGCCGACACGCGCGGCTGGATTTCTGGAGGTGGGGCAAGAGGTGAAAATTCGTTTTGATGCTTTTCCCTATCAAAAATTTGGACTGCACGGCGGCGTTGTTGAGCAGGTTTCCAAAAACATCATCATTCCAGGTGAAGTAATGTTGCCGGTTGATGTTACAGAGCCTGTTTATAAGGTGTCGGTTACGTTGAATAAACAAACCGTCACCGCGTTTGGCCGTGAACACTATCTGCAAGTGGGTATGTTATTGCAAGGCGATATTGTGCGGCATCGTAGCCGTATTATTGATTGGGTGTTAGAGCCTTTGTATAGTTTGCGAGGGCGCGGCTGA
- a CDS encoding peptidase domain-containing ABC transporter, which translates to MKNPVELLQFSFPSKRLPIVLQSELAECGAACLAMVSSYHGHKMSIEAIRQYLPSSLKGLSLKDMMQAAGKVHFMPRALRLEVDELCNLKCPAILHWNLDHFVVLESVRGNSVVIHDPARGRRVLSLKEVSESFTGVALELTPTNEFEKKSDIQRVKVTELLKGVTGLKRALLQILLLSLVLQVFVLVSPFFMQITVDHVIASSDEHLLMALALGFGMLALIQMAATTLRSWVILYLNSTLDVQLLANMLRHLLSLPLDYFQKRHLGDIISRFGSLRSVIGLFTQGLIASIVDGIMALTTLVMMFIYSPKLAFIVLVAVFIYIVVRVVTYRLNEQYKQELIVLSAKESTNFMETVRAVQTIKLFSKESQRESLWLNNYSASLNAGIKLGKLGIIISAINQTVFPVAGILIVWVGAQEIMASVFSVGMLYAFFSYQGQFTGKISALINMIVEFKLAGVDLERVSDIVHAKPEQHTGELLDSKVGLKGEIEVKNLSYRYSENEPYVFENLSFKIDSGETVVIVGASGCGKSTLLKVMLGLLDPASGEVCYDGKNISQFDKSALRSQIAAVMQEDCLVAGSIAENIAFSDPQMDLQRVQQVAQMAAIHNEIAQMPMAYNSLVGDMGTTLSGGQKQRIFLARALYVKPKILFLDEASSHLDTNTESMINETIKKMPITRVIIAHRRETIALADRVIDLSAQNSPPFTSPPGAV; encoded by the coding sequence ATGAAAAATCCGGTTGAGTTACTGCAATTTTCATTTCCATCAAAACGCCTGCCCATAGTCTTGCAATCAGAGCTGGCCGAATGTGGCGCTGCCTGTTTAGCAATGGTCTCTTCTTATCATGGGCATAAGATGAGCATTGAGGCGATCAGGCAATATTTGCCCAGTTCACTCAAAGGTTTATCACTGAAAGATATGATGCAGGCGGCAGGCAAAGTTCATTTTATGCCGCGAGCGTTGCGACTGGAGGTTGATGAGCTTTGTAATTTAAAGTGCCCTGCAATATTGCATTGGAATCTGGATCACTTCGTGGTGCTTGAATCCGTGCGTGGCAATAGCGTGGTGATTCATGATCCGGCGCGTGGCCGCAGAGTTTTATCGCTAAAAGAGGTGTCTGAATCATTCACTGGGGTGGCACTAGAGCTGACTCCGACCAATGAGTTTGAAAAAAAATCAGATATTCAACGAGTCAAAGTCACCGAACTATTAAAAGGAGTGACGGGTTTAAAGCGGGCGCTGCTTCAGATTCTATTGCTGTCACTGGTGTTGCAAGTCTTTGTTCTGGTCTCGCCATTTTTTATGCAGATCACGGTGGATCATGTGATTGCATCATCGGATGAACATCTGTTGATGGCGCTGGCATTAGGTTTTGGCATGTTGGCTTTGATACAGATGGCGGCAACGACATTGCGTTCCTGGGTAATTCTCTATCTGAACTCAACGCTGGATGTGCAGCTTTTAGCGAATATGTTGCGGCATTTACTGAGCTTGCCACTGGATTATTTTCAGAAACGGCATCTGGGAGATATCATCTCGCGTTTTGGCTCACTGCGCAGTGTGATCGGTCTGTTTACTCAGGGGCTGATTGCCAGCATTGTCGATGGCATTATGGCCTTGACAACATTGGTGATGATGTTTATTTATAGCCCTAAACTGGCATTCATCGTACTCGTTGCAGTATTTATTTATATCGTTGTTCGTGTTGTCACCTATCGTTTAAACGAGCAATACAAACAGGAGCTCATCGTACTTTCTGCAAAGGAGAGTACCAATTTTATGGAGACGGTTCGCGCCGTTCAAACGATCAAGCTGTTTTCAAAAGAGAGTCAGCGTGAATCCCTGTGGTTAAACAATTACTCAGCGTCACTGAATGCGGGCATTAAACTGGGTAAGTTAGGAATTATTATATCGGCCATAAATCAAACTGTTTTTCCCGTTGCAGGCATATTGATTGTTTGGGTAGGCGCTCAGGAGATTATGGCATCTGTTTTTTCAGTGGGCATGTTGTATGCATTTTTCTCCTATCAAGGTCAGTTTACAGGAAAAATTTCGGCACTGATTAATATGATTGTTGAGTTTAAACTGGCGGGGGTTGATCTGGAGCGTGTCTCAGATATTGTGCATGCCAAGCCTGAGCAACATACCGGTGAGTTGCTGGATTCAAAAGTTGGCTTGAAAGGTGAAATTGAGGTTAAAAACCTCAGTTATCGCTACTCTGAAAATGAACCGTATGTGTTTGAAAACCTGAGTTTTAAAATAGATTCTGGTGAAACTGTGGTGATCGTCGGTGCATCCGGTTGCGGCAAATCAACGCTTCTCAAGGTGATGTTAGGGTTGCTCGACCCTGCTTCCGGTGAAGTCTGCTATGACGGCAAAAATATTTCACAGTTCGATAAGTCAGCACTTCGTTCACAAATCGCTGCTGTGATGCAGGAAGACTGTTTGGTGGCTGGTTCAATCGCTGAAAATATCGCATTTTCAGACCCGCAAATGGATCTTCAGCGCGTGCAACAAGTGGCGCAGATGGCTGCCATTCATAATGAAATTGCACAGATGCCGATGGCGTATAACAGTCTGGTTGGTGATATGGGGACAACGCTATCGGGCGGTCAGAAACAGCGGATTTTTCTGGCCAGAGCATTGTATGTGAAGCCTAAAATACTATTTTTGGATGAAGCCAGCAGTCACCTTGATACAAATACTGAAAGCATGATTAATGAAACGATCAAAAAGATGCCGATCACGCGAGTTATTATTGCGCACCGACGCGAGACCATTGCTTTGGCTGATCGGGTGATTGATTTATCAGCACAAAATTCACCGCCATTCACGTCACCGCCTGGAGCAGTATAG
- a CDS encoding TolC family outer membrane protein, whose translation MRILQGLLLLSVSMQSFAAENILDVYTLALESDPELKQVEISYEIAVEMKRQDRSPLLPNINVSANTTDNSQKRRYGLSQFDGEEDYNSYGYSVTLNQSLFRFENIVAFKQANDRINQADAELIAAQQSLIIRVSERYFDVLAAQDNLRFMAAEKQAIQRQLKQVESRLNAGLSAITEVYEAKARLDSTIASEIEAQNQLTNSLESLRKITDQYHEKLIPLKESLVMDAPTPVGTEKWQALALSDNLQVVALRHNNKVLRREIRKQRAGHYPALDLVTRYSKSISGGGNFGDSETENRTVGLQLNMPIYLGGMVSARSRTAVAQYEQNLAKMEATIREVRGQAREAYLGVMASIARVQSLRQSVVSYQQAHIAIEASYNAGMRTTFDVLQANRELYRGQRDYQRARYDYVLNSLRLKESAGQLSLSDVKQVNLWLE comes from the coding sequence GTGAGAATACTTCAGGGTTTATTGTTGCTGTCTGTTTCGATGCAGAGTTTTGCCGCCGAAAATATTTTGGATGTTTATACGCTGGCACTGGAATCTGACCCTGAATTAAAGCAGGTTGAAATTTCCTATGAAATTGCAGTGGAAATGAAGCGACAAGACCGCTCGCCCTTATTACCAAACATTAATGTTAGCGCCAATACGACAGATAATTCTCAAAAACGCAGGTATGGTCTCTCTCAGTTTGATGGAGAAGAAGACTACAATAGTTATGGTTATTCTGTGACCTTAAATCAATCACTGTTTCGCTTTGAAAACATCGTTGCCTTTAAACAAGCCAATGATCGTATCAATCAGGCAGATGCTGAGTTAATTGCAGCGCAGCAATCTTTAATCATTCGAGTCTCGGAGCGCTATTTTGATGTGCTGGCGGCGCAAGATAATTTGCGCTTTATGGCCGCAGAAAAACAGGCGATTCAAAGACAGCTTAAGCAGGTTGAAAGTCGATTAAATGCCGGGCTGTCTGCCATTACTGAGGTTTATGAAGCAAAGGCGCGGCTGGATTCGACCATTGCCTCAGAGATTGAAGCGCAAAATCAGCTAACGAATAGCCTGGAATCATTGCGTAAAATTACAGACCAGTATCATGAAAAACTTATCCCGTTAAAAGAATCACTTGTTATGGACGCGCCGACTCCTGTTGGCACTGAAAAATGGCAAGCGTTAGCACTCAGTGATAATTTGCAGGTGGTTGCATTGCGCCATAATAATAAAGTATTGAGGCGAGAAATACGCAAGCAAAGAGCGGGCCATTATCCTGCTCTGGATTTGGTGACAAGGTATTCAAAATCAATTTCAGGGGGCGGTAATTTTGGCGATAGTGAAACTGAAAATCGTACGGTAGGATTGCAATTGAATATGCCGATTTACCTGGGCGGCATGGTGAGTGCGCGTTCGCGCACAGCAGTGGCGCAATACGAGCAGAATTTAGCGAAAATGGAAGCGACGATTCGGGAAGTACGAGGTCAGGCTCGGGAAGCGTATCTGGGTGTGATGGCAAGTATTGCACGAGTGCAATCACTACGGCAGTCGGTTGTTTCTTATCAACAGGCGCATATTGCAATAGAGGCGAGTTATAACGCGGGTATGCGCACCACATTTGATGTTTTACAAGCCAATAGAGAGCTGTATCGCGGCCAGCGTGATTATCAGCGGGCACGTTATGATTATGTTTTGAATAGCCTCAGATTAAAAGAATCAGCTGGGCAACTGTCGCTGTCAGATGTGAAACAGGTTAATTTGTGGTTGGAGTAA
- the yidD gene encoding membrane protein insertion efficiency factor YidD, with translation MKNLSILSIKIYQKYLSPYKGYKCAYYMLHKTDSCSASVVNIIEKKGVFKGWSNIKNQFNLCALAYEKIKEEDEKNKDKKKGGCHPADCLGCTPPSPVFHVKVLKNISTKLIGFNIRWH, from the coding sequence TTGAAAAACTTATCAATACTATCTATAAAGATATATCAAAAATATCTTTCTCCTTATAAAGGCTATAAATGCGCATATTATATGCTGCATAAAACAGATTCTTGCTCGGCATCTGTGGTAAATATAATAGAAAAAAAAGGAGTGTTTAAGGGGTGGTCAAATATAAAAAATCAATTTAATTTATGTGCGTTAGCATACGAAAAAATAAAAGAAGAAGATGAAAAAAATAAAGATAAAAAAAAAGGAGGGTGTCATCCTGCTGATTGTTTAGGATGTACACCACCGAGTCCTGTTTTTCACGTTAAAGTGTTAAAGAATATAAGCACGAAGTTGATCGGCTTCAACATACGTTGGCATTGA